GGAGCCCTGGTGGGCAGCGATGCACGGGTACGTGAAGCCTTGCCCGCTCGGGCTGGCGATGAGCCTCCCCGGATTGTTTATGATCTCGAGAAGGCTCGCGACGCCCTCCTCGCCCGGTTCAACGAGGAGTACTCCTCATTGCGGTGGGTGATGGATGGAGTGCTGAAGGAAATCGTGGGCGAGGACCAGGCGTTGCGTGAGGCCCTCCTCGTCCGATTCATGGAGGACACCACCCTCCAGAGGGCGGTGGTCAGCTCGGTGGCCGCCGTGGCGAAGTACGACGGGGAGGTGGTGCATTGTCCCTTCTGGAAGCAACCTGGCGACGAGGAGCACGAGCGCCGCTCGGACGCCGCCAGGCCGCTGCTCGACGTGGAGCGCGACGGACGGGAGTGCTACGGGTTCCCGGAGCTGCAAGAACACCATTCGTTGGAGATCATCAATCCCATCGTTCAGGCGCTGGGAACCCTGGTGGGCCGCGATGAGAAGCTGCGCCACGCGCTCCTGTCCGCGCTCGGCGACGAGGAACTCCAGGTGCGGGAGTTGGCCGTCGGAGTGCTTCGCGGCTGGGTGGGTCGCGATGAACGGGTTCGCGACGCCTTCCTCGCCCGGCTCGGTCACGACGAGTTCAAGGAGCACCTGGAGGTCATCATCCACACGCTCGGCGCCGTGGCGAGCCGTGACGAGAAGGTCCACCACGTCCTACGGGCCCAACTCGGCGGTGAGGATGCCAGACGACGACGGGAGATCGCCCAGGTGCTCGGACCCTGGGCAGGCCATGACGAGGAGGTGCGCGGGACCCTCCTGGCCTGGCTCGATGACGAGGATGAAGAGGTGCGCAAGTCCGCCGCCGACGCGCTGAGCGCGTGGGTGGGCGGCGATGAGGAAGTGCGCGACGCGTTCCTGGCCCGGCTCGACAGAGAGCCGAGCAAGTGGAGCGCGGCGCGAAACAGCATGTTCGAAGGGCTCGCGCCACTGGTGGGGAGTGATGAGAAGGTGCGCTACGCCTTCCTGGCCTCGTGGGACGCTCGATATTCCCGCTTCATGGGCGTCCGGGAATTGGGGGCCGTGGCGGACCGCGATGAAAACGTGCGCAACACCCTCCTGGCCCGGCTCGGCGACGAGAGCCCGGGCATGAGGAAGGCGGCCGCCAGCGCACTGCTGGCCGTGGCGGACCGGGATGCGAAGGTTCGCGCCCTGATCGTCCGGCTCGGCGGCGAGCGCTTCGACATGAAGCAGATGGCCGCCGAGGCGTTGGGCTCCGTCGTGAACCCCGAGGATGAGGTGTGCCATGCCCTCCTCGGGCTGCTCGACAACCCTCACATGGAGCTTTACTTCCCCGACACCCTGAGACACGCGGCGGACAGCCATGAAGAGACGCGTCACATGCTCCTCGCCCGGCTCGGTGATCCAAACAGGATGGTGCGGGAGAAGGCCGTCAGCGCGCTGAGCACCGCCATGGTCCGCCATGACGAAGTGCGCCGCGCCTTCCTGGGCCTGCTCGACGATCCAGAGCGTCATGTTCGGGATTCGGTGGTCGGGCGGCTGCTTGCCCTCGTGAGCAGCCACGAGGACGTGCGTCGCACCTTCCTGGCCCGGCTCCGCGATGGGAATTCCGAGCAGCGAGCCGGCATGGTCCGGGTACTGGGGGCTCTCGCGGGCCATGATGAGGAGGTGCGTGACGTCCTCCTCGCCAGGCTCGATGATGGGGAGCCCTCCGTGCGGCGAACCGCCGCCCAGGTGCTGGCAGCCCTCGTGCACCGGGATGAAGGGGTGCGCCGTGCCCTCCTCTCCCGGTTCCGTGAAAAGGACTTTCACGGAATGGGACTGGACTTCATCTCCTCCCTGGGCGCCGTCGCGGACCGCGAGCCGGAGGTGCGCAATGCCTTCCTGGCCATGCTCGGCGATGGGGACGTCAAGCTGCGCAGGACGGTCGCCGAAGCCCTGGGCGCCTCGGCGAGCAGTCACCCCGAGGTGCGCCGCGCCCTCCTCGCGAGGCTGGACGATGAAACGTGGACCCTGCGCGCCACGGTCATGAAGGCGCTCCTCGCGCATTCACCCGATGCGCTCGATACGGAGCGCTGGCTCCTGCCATGGTTGGGAGCCGTCACTCTTTCGATTGGCGACAAGAATTACGACTACCACGACAGTGAGCTCGTCAAGGAGGTTCGTCGCGCCGTCGCGCGGCGCGTGGCGACGCTCGCCCTCCAGGATGAACACCTGGTGGAACGTCTGGTAGAGATGTCTCGACACCCCGAGTGGCGCATCCGCGAGGGCGCGGCGATGGCCCTGCTGGCCATGCCCGGGGGACCGCCACCGCGTGCCAGGGCCAGCTTGCGCGGACTGCTGAAGGACTTCCGGGATGAGGGCAACTGGTCCGAACGTCTGATCGTGATCGAGGCCCTGTTGAACGTGCGGGATCGGAAGACGAGCCAGATGGCCATCGACCGTGCGATGAACGCGCTCGAGCATGGCACCCAACCCTGGTACGACGGCGCCTCCACGGGGCCGGTGCGCGCGGAGGCCGCGCGGATCCTCGGGCGGCTGGAACCCATCTATCGGGATGAGCGGGTGCTTCAGCGACTGCTGCGGCTGCTGCGGGAGGACGATCAGGAAGGAACGCGTGAGGCGGCCTACCACGCCGTGATGCGGCTCATCGCGGCGCCCGTCGAGTCCACCCAGGCGCCGCCACCCCCCGCTCTCGGCTAGCGGCTGGTCGAGCCAGGCGCGTAGCCGCCGAAGAGCGCCACGGGTGACCAGGTGGGCTCGACGGGCGTGGGGGCGGGCGCGAGCGAGGCGAAGTCGCCAGCCGCGAACACCACCTGCCCCCCCACCACCGTGAGCACGGACTCGAGCGATTTGATCTTCTCTTCTGGAACGGACAGGTAATCGGCGGAGAGGACCGCCAGGTCCGCGTACCTGCCCGGCTCGAGCGTGCCTTTCTGCTTCTCCTCGCCGGAGAACCACGCGCTTCCCACGGTCGCGAGCCGGAGCGCCGTCACCCTGTCCAGCCGCATCTCGGGCTGGTTCAGCTCCGTGCCACCGAGCGTCCTGCCGGACACGAGCCAATAGAGTGACAGCCAGAGGTTGTGGCTGGACACGCGGGTGGCATCCGTCCCGAGCCCCACGGGTATCCCCAGCTCCAACATCCGCTTCACGGGCGGCGCGTGCGCGGCCAACTCCTTTCCATACCGGTTGATGAAGTGCTCGCCCTGGAAGGCCATCCGGTCCTGCACCGCGATGCCTCCACCCAGCCTGGCCACGCGCTCGAGGTTGCGCTCGGAGATGGTCTCCGCGTGGTCGATGATGAAGCGCAGACCCTCCATCCCCCGGGTCGTCTTCACCCGCTCGATGACATCGAGGATGCGGGAGATGGACTCGTCATAGGTGGCGTGGATGCGGAAGGGCCAGCCCTTCTCCGCGAAGAGGGTCAGGATCTCCTCCAGCTTCGGCTCCATTCCCTCGTGAAGCTCCGGCCTCGGCTCGAGGAAGTTCTCGAAGTCGGCCGCCTCCCAGAGCACGTTCTCGCCGGCCCCTCCCACCTGGTAGCCATTGGGGCGCAGCAGGTCACCGTTCTTCCCCGGCCGGGTCATCGTCGTCCACTGCTTGTAGTCCTCCAGCTCCTGGCCCCGCTTCTGCGCGAAGAGGTAGTAGGCGATCCGGAGCGTCAGCTCGCCGCGCCGGGCCAGCTCCGTGCCGACCGCGTAGTCGCCCGGGAAGTTCTGCCCGCCGCCTCCCGCGTCGATGGTGCTCGTCACGCCCAGGCGGTTCAGCTCGCGCATGAACTGCCGTGTCGAGTTCACCTGCTCCTCGGGTGAGAGCTTCGGCAGGCGCCCCAGGGTCGAGTAGAGAATCAGCGCATCCGGCTTCGCGACCAGCAGGCCCGTTGGCTCTCCCCGCGCGTCTCGTTCGATGATCCCGCCGGACGGGTTCGGCGTGTCCTTCGTGATTCCGAGCACCCGGAGGGCCTCCTTGTTCAAGAGCGCCTTCCCGTACAGGTACAGCACGAACACCGGCGTCTTCGGCGCGGCCGCGTTCAGCTCGGCGATCGTCGGCATGCGGCGCTCGGCGAACTGGAACTCCGACCAACCGCCCACCACCCGGACCCATTGCCCCTCGGGCGTCCGCTCCGCCTGACGACGGACCCGCTCCAGGGCCTCGGCGAGGCTCGGGACGCCGTCCCACCGCAGCTCCAGGTTGTAGTTGAGGCCACCGCGGATGACGTGGATATGCGAGTCGTTCAACCCGGGGATGACCGTGCGTCCGCCCAGGTCGACCACCTTCGTCCCACTCGCGCGATACCGCTGGACCTCCGCCTCGTCACCGACCGCCAGGATGTTCCCTTCCCGGATGGCCACCGCCGACACGATGCGGTTCCCGGCATCCAGGGTGACGACCTTGCCGTTGTGCAGGATGAGGTCCGCGCCTGCTTCGTTCCGCGGAGTGGGGGTGGCGTGCGTGCACGCACCGATGAGGCCGGCCGTCAGGGCCAGGGCGCCGAGTCGATTCTTGAGCCAGTGCATGTCGATTCTCCAGAAGAGGTGGGCGCGGAAGCGGTGGTCGCTCTCGGAGGGGGGGATGCCGAGGAACAGACCACCGCTCCGCGCCCGAATCATCGATGACTTGCTGGTGCTACTTATCAAGAGGGATGCCAATTCCTTCGTTCTCCCAAGCCCTTGAAATCACGGCGTTGGTTGTTTCCCTTCTTGCATGAAGGGTCCCAGAATGGCATTCCAACAGTGCCATTTTGGTATGACTGGGAGAGAGCACCCATGCGGCTGGAAGACCTGGACCTGAGGGAGCTTCTCCAATTCGAACCGCGGGGAGGCATCCTCCGCTTCGCCGGCCAACGGGCCGTGCTCCTGGACGCGGTGGCCCTGGGGCTCCTTCGCCAGCAGCTCATCGACACCCTCGGACACGCGGGGGCTCGCGCCGTGCTCACCCGCTTCGGCTATGCCCTCGGCCGGCGCACCGCCGAGACGTTGAAGGACGCCTTCCCGTGGGACTCCGAGGAGGACTGGCGACGCGCCGGGGGGCGCTTCCACCGTCTTCAGGGCCTGGTCCTCTTCGAGCCCGTCAGGCGCGAGCATCCCTCGGCGGACACCCCCTTCGCCGAGGCCCTCTGGAACGAGTCATTCGAGGCCGAGCAGCATCTGCTGCACATCGGGCGCTCCGAGGAGCCGGTGTGCTGGACGCTGTGCGGCTTCGCGAGCGGGTACTTGAGTTACGGCCATGGCCGCCCCATCTACTGCCTCGAGGAGCGGTGCCGCGGGAAGGGAGATGCCACCTGCGTCATGGTGGGCCGGCCCCAGGAGGAGTGGGGCGAGGAGGCCGCCAGTCAGCTGGGCTACTACGAGAAGGACTGCCTGGACGAGGCGCTCGGTCGTGTCACCCAGGCCCTGAAGTCCACCGAGCGAACGCTCAAGGCGAAGCGGCGGGAGCTCGCCCGGGCGGAGGCGGAGGACGACTCGAAGGGCATCCTCGGAAGGAGCCCGGCCATGCTGCGGGTGAGAGATCTCGCCGAGCGCGTGGCCCAGGTGGATTCGACCATCCTCATCACCGGCGAGAGTGGCGTGGGCAAGGAGGTGCTGGCCCGCTTCATCCACGAGCAGTCGGCTCGAGCGGCGGGCCCGTTCGTGGCCATCAACTGCGGGGCCGTGCCCGAGAGCCTGCTCGAGAGCGAGCTCTTCGGCCACGTGCGAGGGGCCTTCACCGGCGCGACCCAGGACAGGATGGGTCTCTTCGAGGCCGCCCAGGGAGGCACGCTCTTCCTGGACGAGCTCGGGGAGGTGCCCCTGTCGATGCAGGTGAAGATCCTTCGTGCGCTCCAGCAGCGGGAGATCCGCCGCGTCGGTGAGAACACGAACCGGTCCGTGGAGGTGAGGGTGTTGGCGGCCACGAACCGGGATCTGGCCGCAGACATCCAGACGGGCCGCTTCCGGCAGGACCTCTACTACCGGCTGCGCGTGGTGGAGATCCGCATCCCTCCGCTCCGGGAGCGCCGGGACGACATCCTCGCGCTCGCGCGCCTGTTCCTCGTGCGCTCCGCCTCGCGGCTCAAGAGGAAGGTGTCCGGGCTCACCCCCGAGGCCGCGAACCAGCTCCTGCGCTACCACTGGCCGGGCAACGTGAGGGAGCTCGAGAACACCATCGAGCGCGCCGTCGTGTTGACGCGGGGAAGCAGCATCGAGCCCCAGGACCTGCCCGATGAGATCCGCGGGGCGGTCACGCCCGTCTACACGCCGGGCAACCTCCGCTCGCTCGAGGAGGTCGAGCGGGACTACATCCTCGCCGTGCTCGACGCCGTGGGAGGCAACAAGCTGAAGGCCGCCGAGACGCTGAAGATCGGCACCTCCACCCTCTTCCGGAAGCTGAAGCAGTATCAGGGCGCCTCGGGCTCGACGGGGTAGGCCGGCCGGGGGTCCTCAGTCCCCGGAGAGCCGCTCGAGGAGGTGGATCAGCTGGGCGCGCTCGCCCGCCGAGAGCCGGGAGGTGCGCTCGCGGTGGACCGCTCCCATGATGCCGTGTGCCTCCGTCACACGGTTCAGGCCCGCCGCGGTGAGCCGCAGTCGCGTGGCGCGCCGGTCGTTCGGATCCTCCTCGCGCTTCACCAGTCCCTCCGCCTCCAATCCATCCACGGTGTCGGTGAGGGTGCGCGGGACCACGCCCAGGGCCTCACTCACCTCCTTCATCCGCAGGGCGTCCTTCTCCAACAATTGCAGCACCTTGAAGCGGGCCAGCGAGAGCCCACACTCGCGCAGGCGCTCGTTTACTTCCTGGCGCATCCGGTGCGAGGCAGCGATCAGCGCATCCACCACTTCGTTTCCGGTCCGAGGTCGGGTCATTGACGGCGGCTCTCTTCGTGATTAATGAGGATCCTCACAATGCGCCCCCACAGCATATCGCGGTCGGGGCTCCTTGCCATTGAAGAAGGTTCGCGCATGTCCTGGATCCAGAGGCGTCCGGAGTACGCCGTCGCCATCGTCTTCGTCTCCTCCATGTTCATGAACATCCTGGACACCACGGTGGTGAACGTGGCGTTGCCGGCGGTGGCGCACCAGTTCGGCGTGCGGGCCACGGATGCGGAGTGGGTGGTGACGGGCTACCTGATGAGCCTGGCGGTCTGGATTCCGGCGTCCGGCTGGTTGGGGGACCGCTTCGGGACCAAGCGCACGCTCCTCGCCGCGGTCGCGCTGTTCACCCTGGCCTCGGCGCTCTGCGGGATGGCCACCAGCCTGCCCCTGCTGGTGGGGGCCCGCATCCTCCAGGGCGTGGGGGGAGGCCTCATGTCCCCGGTGGGTACGGCCATGCTCTTCCGGGCGTTTCCTCCCGAGCGCCGCGCGAACGCCGCGCGGGTGCTCATCATCCCCACCGTGGTGGCGCCCGCGCTCGGGCCGGTGCTGGGCGGTTTCCTCGTGGACACACTGTCCTGGCATTGGGTGTTCCTGGTGAACGTGCCCATCGGCCTGGCCGCCCTGGCCTTCGGCGCCTGGAGCCTGAAGGAGCACCGTGAGCCCACCGCGGGCCGCTTCGACCTGGCGGGCTTCCTGCTCGCGGGCGTGGGGCTGTCGCTGCTGCTGTACGCGCTGAGCACCGGGCCGGTGCTCGGCTGGGGGACGCCGTCCGTGGTGGCCTCGGCCGCGGTGGGGGCGCTGGCGGTGGTGGCGTTCGTGTGGAACGAGCTGCGGGTGCGCACGCCCATGCTCAAGCTGCGGCTGCTCACGGATCGGCACTTCCGCAACACCAACCTCGCCTCGGCGTTCGGCAGCGCGAGCTTCATGGGCCTGCTCTTCCTCATGCCCATCTTCCTGCAGTCCGCCCGGGGCGAGTCCGCCTTCTCCTCGGGACTCACCACCTTCCCCGAGGCGCTGGGCGTGCTCGCCTCCTCGCAGCTCGTGGGCAAGCTCTACCCGCGCGTGGGCCCCCGGCGGCTCATCGCCTTCGGCCTCACGAGCATGAGCGTGTGCACCCTCGTCGTCGCGTTCATGGGCCTGACGGCGAACCTCTGGGTGCTGCGCGGGTTGATGTTCGCCGCGGGCGCGAGCATGGCCTTCCTCTTCATCTCCCAGCAGGCGGCGACGTTCGCCCGCGTGTCCAGCGCGGACACCGGCCACGCCTCGGCCATCTTCAACACCCAGCGGCAGGTGGCCTCCATGCTCGGTGTGGCGCTCCTGGCCACCCTGTTGTCGGCCCGGCTGGGCGCGGGAGGTGTGCAGCCGGGTCCCCAGTCCTTGGATGCCTTCCGGCTCGCCTTCGTCGCCTCGGCGCTCATGGCCCTGGCCGGCGTGGGGGCCGGGCTCGCCATCCGGGACGAGGACGCCGCCTCGACGATGCGCGGCGGGCGGGGAAGGGCGGACTCCAGCGAGGCCGCGCAGGCGGCCATGCACTGAGCCGGGGCTTGATGCCCGAGGGGCGGGGCGTGCGACACTGAGCCCACGGCGAGACGCCGGACACTCGAGGAGTCACTCGCGGCATGGCCAGGAACGTGGGCAGTGCAATTCTCAAGACGATCGCCCTTGTCGGTGGGGTGGCCATCCTCGCCATCGTGGTGCTGACGGCGGGCTCGACCCTGATGCCCGGGACGAAGGTGCGCAGGCTGTTCGGCGCGTCGCCCGAGGCCCTGGCGGGCAACGCCGAGGGCTCGTCCACGCAGAAGACCCTGCGGGAGTTCGCGGACAACGCTGGGGCCGACATGGCGCCTGACGCGGGGACCGACGCGGGGACCCTGGCGAGCGACGGGCGATGACGCTCCAGCAGCTCCTGATGGACACGGCGCTGTCGTTCGTCGTGCTGGGCGCGACGTTCTGGCCCCTGGAGCGGGCGTTCTCCGCGTGGGCCGGCCAGCGTTTCCTGCGCCCGGCCTGGGGCGCGGATTTCGTCTTCTTCCTCGGCCAGTACCTCGTGTGGGGTCCGCTCTCGGTGCTGGCCATCATGGCCGCCCGGCCGCTCCT
This is a stretch of genomic DNA from Archangium violaceum. It encodes these proteins:
- a CDS encoding amidohydrolase — translated: MIRARSGGLFLGIPPSESDHRFRAHLFWRIDMHWLKNRLGALALTAGLIGACTHATPTPRNEAGADLILHNGKVVTLDAGNRIVSAVAIREGNILAVGDEAEVQRYRASGTKVVDLGGRTVIPGLNDSHIHVIRGGLNYNLELRWDGVPSLAEALERVRRQAERTPEGQWVRVVGGWSEFQFAERRMPTIAELNAAAPKTPVFVLYLYGKALLNKEALRVLGITKDTPNPSGGIIERDARGEPTGLLVAKPDALILYSTLGRLPKLSPEEQVNSTRQFMRELNRLGVTSTIDAGGGGQNFPGDYAVGTELARRGELTLRIAYYLFAQKRGQELEDYKQWTTMTRPGKNGDLLRPNGYQVGGAGENVLWEAADFENFLEPRPELHEGMEPKLEEILTLFAEKGWPFRIHATYDESISRILDVIERVKTTRGMEGLRFIIDHAETISERNLERVARLGGGIAVQDRMAFQGEHFINRYGKELAAHAPPVKRMLELGIPVGLGTDATRVSSHNLWLSLYWLVSGRTLGGTELNQPEMRLDRVTALRLATVGSAWFSGEEKQKGTLEPGRYADLAVLSADYLSVPEEKIKSLESVLTVVGGQVVFAAGDFASLAPAPTPVEPTWSPVALFGGYAPGSTSR
- a CDS encoding MarR family winged helix-turn-helix transcriptional regulator, whose protein sequence is MTRPRTGNEVVDALIAASHRMRQEVNERLRECGLSLARFKVLQLLEKDALRMKEVSEALGVVPRTLTDTVDGLEAEGLVKREEDPNDRRATRLRLTAAGLNRVTEAHGIMGAVHRERTSRLSAGERAQLIHLLERLSGD
- a CDS encoding sigma-54-dependent Fis family transcriptional regulator, which produces MRLEDLDLRELLQFEPRGGILRFAGQRAVLLDAVALGLLRQQLIDTLGHAGARAVLTRFGYALGRRTAETLKDAFPWDSEEDWRRAGGRFHRLQGLVLFEPVRREHPSADTPFAEALWNESFEAEQHLLHIGRSEEPVCWTLCGFASGYLSYGHGRPIYCLEERCRGKGDATCVMVGRPQEEWGEEAASQLGYYEKDCLDEALGRVTQALKSTERTLKAKRRELARAEAEDDSKGILGRSPAMLRVRDLAERVAQVDSTILITGESGVGKEVLARFIHEQSARAAGPFVAINCGAVPESLLESELFGHVRGAFTGATQDRMGLFEAAQGGTLFLDELGEVPLSMQVKILRALQQREIRRVGENTNRSVEVRVLAATNRDLAADIQTGRFRQDLYYRLRVVEIRIPPLRERRDDILALARLFLVRSASRLKRKVSGLTPEAANQLLRYHWPGNVRELENTIERAVVLTRGSSIEPQDLPDEIRGAVTPVYTPGNLRSLEEVERDYILAVLDAVGGNKLKAAETLKIGTSTLFRKLKQYQGASGSTG
- a CDS encoding HEAT repeat domain-containing protein, whose amino-acid sequence is MNAPALGELEARYLDSVRASFERLSFQGLSQTGSTMSLPLEQVYVDLKIVAEVPDTADDLSAAERRLLHEAEQRGSLEAEQERELDGLRHQRWMRAAGDEEPHLRRLSLEVLGTQAEQPALILLGDPGSGKTTLLHVLALRALRPGPQQRLPIFVPLAAYDDYLRHTHEPLPLERFLSLYHARWRGLPGLEPLFQRALEEGRALVLLDGLDEVLDLETRRFVARQVRDLLLAWAGRGNRFVLTSRFIGYREVRLPDEVPHFMVLDFGPEERERFAHQWCEAYEVWAAGGQRSDEVLHEARRQEQLLLADMNGNPSVARLASNPLLLTLLALLRRQAGSLPVRRIELYERYVRTLLDHWEHSRSEGARRLALERLEPEGLQHHLMELALWLQRHRPSGTARRADLRRALAEQALRRKGQEPQHATAAQWEESERRADRVLQEVKDIAGLLGERGQDAYGFLHLTFQEYFVGLALAREPAEGRWELLRPHLHDPRWREPLLMCAAQLGSIEQREEELTDLVRRILEARSEHEDVLHRDVFLAAAAGAEDVTRCERVLGGLVARLEALRGGRIPAIRQQALARMAHLVRQGYGPAEERFILWLRERAHLEETLAALEGNLNESASAGLREVLLARLHDGDEPGYSRVRLAITGLLGALVGSDARVREALPARAGDEPPRIVYDLEKARDALLARFNEEYSSLRWVMDGVLKEIVGEDQALREALLVRFMEDTTLQRAVVSSVAAVAKYDGEVVHCPFWKQPGDEEHERRSDAARPLLDVERDGRECYGFPELQEHHSLEIINPIVQALGTLVGRDEKLRHALLSALGDEELQVRELAVGVLRGWVGRDERVRDAFLARLGHDEFKEHLEVIIHTLGAVASRDEKVHHVLRAQLGGEDARRRREIAQVLGPWAGHDEEVRGTLLAWLDDEDEEVRKSAADALSAWVGGDEEVRDAFLARLDREPSKWSAARNSMFEGLAPLVGSDEKVRYAFLASWDARYSRFMGVRELGAVADRDENVRNTLLARLGDESPGMRKAAASALLAVADRDAKVRALIVRLGGERFDMKQMAAEALGSVVNPEDEVCHALLGLLDNPHMELYFPDTLRHAADSHEETRHMLLARLGDPNRMVREKAVSALSTAMVRHDEVRRAFLGLLDDPERHVRDSVVGRLLALVSSHEDVRRTFLARLRDGNSEQRAGMVRVLGALAGHDEEVRDVLLARLDDGEPSVRRTAAQVLAALVHRDEGVRRALLSRFREKDFHGMGLDFISSLGAVADREPEVRNAFLAMLGDGDVKLRRTVAEALGASASSHPEVRRALLARLDDETWTLRATVMKALLAHSPDALDTERWLLPWLGAVTLSIGDKNYDYHDSELVKEVRRAVARRVATLALQDEHLVERLVEMSRHPEWRIREGAAMALLAMPGGPPPRARASLRGLLKDFRDEGNWSERLIVIEALLNVRDRKTSQMAIDRAMNALEHGTQPWYDGASTGPVRAEAARILGRLEPIYRDERVLQRLLRLLREDDQEGTREAAYHAVMRLIAAPVESTQAPPPPALG
- a CDS encoding MDR family MFS transporter, which gives rise to MSWIQRRPEYAVAIVFVSSMFMNILDTTVVNVALPAVAHQFGVRATDAEWVVTGYLMSLAVWIPASGWLGDRFGTKRTLLAAVALFTLASALCGMATSLPLLVGARILQGVGGGLMSPVGTAMLFRAFPPERRANAARVLIIPTVVAPALGPVLGGFLVDTLSWHWVFLVNVPIGLAALAFGAWSLKEHREPTAGRFDLAGFLLAGVGLSLLLYALSTGPVLGWGTPSVVASAAVGALAVVAFVWNELRVRTPMLKLRLLTDRHFRNTNLASAFGSASFMGLLFLMPIFLQSARGESAFSSGLTTFPEALGVLASSQLVGKLYPRVGPRRLIAFGLTSMSVCTLVVAFMGLTANLWVLRGLMFAAGASMAFLFISQQAATFARVSSADTGHASAIFNTQRQVASMLGVALLATLLSARLGAGGVQPGPQSLDAFRLAFVASALMALAGVGAGLAIRDEDAASTMRGGRGRADSSEAAQAAMH